Proteins co-encoded in one Halococcoides cellulosivorans genomic window:
- a CDS encoding DUF7342 family protein, with protein MDDPEQRASAEERADPPDFGALVPLDEVVRGDRTRDDFYEAVLALDSPATASEVAGRAGHGVDAAREYLDWFERMGIATRVTESPATYERNQAYLNWRRVQRLREEYPRERLVELLQTESDRIETFRSEFDARSPDAVSITAVAESTDRTVEDVWERVSAWRTARRRVALLERALASGADDAADQPSPA; from the coding sequence ATGGACGATCCAGAGCAGCGGGCGAGCGCCGAGGAGCGCGCCGATCCACCCGATTTCGGTGCGCTGGTCCCACTGGACGAGGTCGTCCGCGGCGATCGGACGCGTGACGACTTCTACGAGGCGGTCCTCGCACTCGACAGTCCGGCGACGGCGAGCGAGGTTGCCGGCCGCGCGGGCCACGGCGTCGACGCGGCACGCGAGTATCTCGACTGGTTCGAGCGCATGGGCATCGCAACTCGGGTTACGGAATCGCCGGCCACCTACGAACGGAACCAGGCGTATCTGAACTGGCGGCGGGTCCAGCGCCTCCGGGAGGAGTACCCGAGGGAGCGACTCGTCGAGTTGCTCCAGACCGAATCGGACCGTATCGAGACGTTCCGTAGCGAATTCGATGCCAGGTCACCGGACGCCGTCTCGATAACGGCGGTGGCCGAATCGACCGACCGAACCGTCGAGGACGTCTGGGAGCGCGTCTCCGCGTGGCGAACGGCCCGCCGTCGGGTGGCGCTGCTCGAACGAGCCCTCGCGTCGGGGGCCGACGACGCGGCGGACCAGCCCTCGCCCGCATGA
- a CDS encoding type II toxin-antitoxin system VapC family toxin, protein MSVIVDTGVCYAHHDEDVPRHDTAQAAMRRVLAGEYGQPFVSEYVFDETVTLTRARTGRYADARRVADHLDGSASPFELLVVDEHTFQQARDVFDRYDDHDLSFTDATTIALAQDREIDHVLAFDDDFDGIVDRLDPDRLV, encoded by the coding sequence ATGAGCGTCATCGTCGATACGGGTGTCTGTTACGCCCACCACGACGAAGACGTCCCCCGTCACGACACCGCTCAAGCGGCGATGCGTCGCGTTCTCGCCGGTGAGTACGGCCAACCCTTCGTCTCTGAGTACGTCTTCGACGAGACGGTGACACTGACCCGCGCCCGGACCGGTCGATACGCAGACGCCAGGCGCGTGGCCGACCACCTCGATGGATCCGCGAGTCCGTTCGAACTGCTCGTCGTCGACGAGCACACCTTCCAGCAAGCCAGGGACGTATTCGATCGATACGACGATCACGACTTGAGTTTCACCGACGCGACGACGATCGCGCTGGCCCAGGATCGCGAGATCGACCACGTCCTCGCGTTCGACGACGACTTCGACGGGATCGTCGATCGGTTGGACCCCGATCGACTCGTGTAA